The genome window CGGCGGATAGAATAAAACCTCCCTATTCCGGGAAGCCATAACCACCACCCCCGGGGGTCTCGATCCTCAAGATGTCCCCGGGGGCTACTTTTATGTTTACCTTTGAGGGAAGGGAAATCTCCCCTTTCTTCGTGATCAGGGTATTCTTCCCCACCTTCCCCGGAAGACCTCCGGAGAG of Acidobacteriota bacterium contains these proteins:
- a CDS encoding hydantoinase B/oxoprolinase family protein, whose translation is LSGGLPGKVGKNTLITKKGEISLPSKVNIKVAPGDILRIETPGGGGYGFPE